A single region of the Anaerococcus urinomassiliensis genome encodes:
- a CDS encoding G5 domain-containing protein yields MINNKKSIIPLSNETIKKALLGATIIAGGFGLMGNTNEVYADSVPSYIADELDGVYDETIVISDDSASTTSAQSTQIERKEQAVSAQTYSSNATEEISTALEMSEANVPAAQKASDEPNHAEDDKKVGKDSDPSQIDQTKAETDLAQGAELAGGSASTRIRSTYAVAESNAPNYKKDEEKVGEYAGNDLGDTGQYLGSTQEDEKESIKYVIFEPSKNPGVDKKKFGFVVRVGKDRDRTFADLLIQGTNASTTSISTGTKELLDIGKEPLEGYKVNYKPGETVSIGREGRGPLTLTFAGTEELLNYINTHKDITFGFVDHYTEENTDKTKQIFRDADVSFIMNPYPNENDEFKVIKLNGAEATDPIAAKGQLVKTGAHIDNLDENALERLVNQTYDSNGNVISEKYLKAEVVTASNIGDLKAELGKEGSDIKVGDVLYRMPKSYYEDGSMFKEAIYKGLKALDVRFYVRPRKAEEFNNVSTAYNEYATYKEPTSDAQEDDGKYGEESIKQGDKDVTISKQGIARYDHYNSVGNILINLDDTQYYDQVFKDEKGKILSNTEEFYPIKPSQPVEVAIRDKKGEYGKDAADMKEAEDNGLVKGTINTKDAEKNGWKIDITPGDSSKFTVTPPATAQPGDKIAVPVTYRYTNGSIDVHWFHFEIPETDNNLPSYDVKVDYPSKSITSPIKVQNHPEKNNPKSYTIEDKIYKDDRGNEWTVSIDDNGNVTATPSPDGTYNGGEKLTVPVTVEYENTTQTETTNAEFVLKEKTNLPPDFNAKAGKTGDTLKSAPKVNTEDTYNRKPASYSFENGETTKDITDDKGNTWTVEINPKTGEVTATVPEAAEGKTLEGAVLDVPVVANYKNADGTDAGTENAKVQFFAVEAGKSEPAPQLAAPRYDAKVVDAGESQSAPVDTGDDENATKPTRYSIPEGTTYTDSKGNTWDVSIDEKTGEVTATAPNAAEGETLDLNGAILDVPVTAHYEDAEGNEIATKKASVQFIGTGTEGKHTYTEEIPFVTTVEYDPDFYTNYPDEENNYKLVTEGVNGSKKTELTIVDSKVTDTKVVEETKPTNAVIKVGEKDYTGTFETKKTSPVEFETEYVVDNSLEPGTTVVEQEGSLGEEETTVTHKIENGKVVESTEGEKTQTKAPTKRIVKVGPAKTDGTHTYTNKKPFDVEVRVNPELPKGEYNVIQEGVEGEEEVTVTIENSKVTETSEPKETKAPVNEIIEIGSEDYTGTLEYTDKDPVPFETEVTIDPSLAPNEIVEDQAGVLGEKETKITRTITNGQAGEEVRGEETQTKDPVTRKIRVGAKTDGTHTYTNKKPFDVEVRVNPNLPKGEYNVIQEGVEGEEEITVTIENSKVTKTSEPKETKAPVNEIIEIGSEDYTGVVTHTEHFEIPFEVEVRYNDELPAGTSKEIQKGEKGSYDVEYKQAIKNGQADGELSKTETNRTEAKKHIIEVGTKVETPENNYSKDVEVEIEYVYDDTKDKGVVETGELTPGKVETKVVDKYNPETGKIEQTTEEVVTKAKQKVIVGTKDFTGTYEYEDTCPVPFEVEIKEDPTLAKGERVVDQEGAPGSKTTKYEQDIENGKAVGERRVVEEKITTEPKKHIVRVGTKPAEGSTEKVVEREIPYETKVIYDETLEAGSQKIENEGKPGKEEVTITQKVKDSKPVGDPTETTKTITEKEDRVVRIGVKPVEKIVELGHYTEYRHNPELKEGETKVIEEGSNGSVKYTTTFNKETGKLEVKEERVEPKNKVVEYGSKTEGEFKFESEQAFDIIIKENPNLEAGETNVIQEGIVGKTETTVKIENSKEVDRTTKTITEKQDKIIEIGTKNVCEIPPVDPENPDKPADKNPENPDKPGDKDPENPDKPADKDPENPDKPGDKDPENPDKPGDKDPENPDKPGDKDPENPDKPGDKDPENPDKPGDKDPENPDKPGDKDPENPDKPGDKDPEEPGKPGDKDPEKPGKPGDNDSEKPGKPGEEKPEEPGKPGEEKPTEPGKPGEDKPTEPGKPGEDKPEEPGKPGEDKPTEPSKPGEEKPTEPGKPGEDKPEEPGKPGEDKPEEPGKPGEEKPNELGKPNTPETENPKYPEKPNYNGNNNIVTNPGNKSENNKTVETETLNNQKTQKDSSSKDGNKTANTNVKTGVSGTISVASILAAASAGLLASKKKKEDE; encoded by the coding sequence GTGATTAATAATAAAAAATCCATAATTCCTTTGTCCAATGAAACCATCAAAAAGGCACTATTGGGTGCTACTATTATTGCTGGTGGATTTGGCCTTATGGGGAATACTAATGAAGTATATGCTGATAGTGTTCCGTCTTATATTGCAGACGAACTAGACGGTGTATACGATGAAACTATCGTTATAAGCGATGATAGTGCAAGCACTACAAGTGCACAAAGCACACAGATAGAAAGAAAAGAACAAGCAGTAAGTGCTCAAACTTACAGCTCAAATGCGACCGAAGAAATAAGTACAGCTCTTGAAATGTCTGAGGCTAATGTTCCAGCTGCCCAAAAAGCATCAGATGAGCCGAACCATGCCGAAGATGATAAAAAAGTAGGAAAAGACTCAGACCCTAGCCAAATTGATCAAACAAAGGCTGAGACAGATCTAGCCCAAGGAGCAGAATTAGCTGGTGGGTCTGCAAGTACACGAATCAGATCAACCTATGCTGTCGCAGAGTCAAATGCGCCTAACTACAAGAAAGATGAAGAAAAGGTAGGAGAATACGCTGGTAACGACCTTGGCGATACAGGGCAATACCTCGGTAGCACACAGGAAGATGAAAAAGAAAGCATAAAGTACGTTATCTTTGAACCTTCTAAAAATCCTGGAGTTGACAAGAAAAAATTTGGCTTTGTTGTCCGTGTGGGTAAAGATCGTGATCGTACCTTTGCAGATTTATTAATTCAGGGGACAAACGCTTCTACTACATCCATTAGCACAGGGACTAAAGAACTTCTTGACATCGGAAAAGAGCCACTTGAAGGATACAAAGTAAACTACAAGCCAGGTGAAACAGTTTCGATTGGTCGAGAAGGTAGAGGGCCACTCACTCTTACCTTTGCTGGAACAGAAGAGCTCTTAAATTACATTAATACCCACAAGGATATCACCTTTGGTTTTGTTGACCACTATACTGAAGAAAATACAGATAAAACTAAGCAAATTTTTAGAGATGCAGATGTCAGCTTTATTATGAACCCATACCCTAACGAGAATGATGAGTTTAAGGTAATCAAGCTTAACGGAGCAGAAGCCACTGATCCTATTGCAGCCAAGGGTCAACTGGTTAAAACAGGTGCTCACATTGATAACTTAGATGAGAACGCCCTTGAAAGACTTGTAAACCAAACCTATGACTCCAATGGAAATGTTATTAGTGAAAAATATCTAAAGGCAGAAGTAGTAACTGCTTCTAATATAGGTGATCTAAAGGCAGAGCTAGGAAAAGAGGGTTCTGATATTAAAGTCGGAGATGTCCTATATCGTATGCCAAAAAGTTACTATGAGGATGGGTCCATGTTTAAGGAAGCCATCTATAAGGGACTAAAGGCTTTAGATGTAAGATTTTACGTAAGACCTAGAAAAGCAGAAGAGTTTAATAATGTTTCAACAGCTTATAACGAGTACGCAACTTATAAAGAGCCAACTTCTGATGCACAAGAAGATGATGGCAAATATGGCGAAGAGTCTATTAAGCAAGGCGATAAAGACGTAACAATCTCCAAACAAGGGATTGCCAGATACGACCACTATAACAGTGTGGGAAATATCTTAATCAACCTAGACGATACCCAATACTACGACCAAGTCTTTAAGGATGAAAAGGGAAAGATCCTATCCAACACCGAAGAATTCTACCCTATTAAGCCTAGCCAACCAGTGGAAGTAGCTATAAGAGATAAAAAGGGTGAATATGGCAAGGACGCGGCTGATATGAAAGAGGCTGAGGATAATGGTCTAGTAAAGGGAACAATCAATACAAAGGATGCAGAGAAAAATGGCTGGAAGATTGACATAACTCCTGGTGATAGTTCTAAATTTACGGTTACTCCACCTGCTACAGCTCAACCTGGCGATAAGATTGCCGTACCTGTAACCTACAGATATACTAATGGATCTATTGATGTTCACTGGTTCCACTTTGAGATACCAGAAACTGACAATAACCTACCATCCTATGATGTAAAGGTAGACTATCCAAGTAAATCTATTACTTCACCTATTAAGGTACAAAATCATCCTGAAAAGAATAATCCAAAAAGCTATACTATAGAAGATAAAATATATAAAGATGACAGAGGCAATGAGTGGACAGTATCTATAGATGATAATGGTAATGTAACAGCTACACCATCACCAGATGGAACTTATAATGGTGGAGAAAAACTAACAGTACCAGTAACAGTAGAATACGAAAATACAACACAAACTGAAACTACAAACGCAGAATTTGTCCTAAAAGAAAAGACAAACCTACCACCAGACTTTAATGCAAAAGCTGGTAAGACAGGTGATACATTAAAATCTGCACCAAAAGTAAATACAGAAGACACCTACAACAGAAAACCAGCTTCATATAGTTTCGAAAATGGAGAAACTACTAAAGATATTACAGATGATAAGGGTAATACTTGGACAGTAGAAATTAATCCAAAAACTGGTGAAGTAACTGCAACTGTACCAGAAGCTGCAGAAGGCAAGACTCTTGAAGGAGCAGTCCTAGATGTACCAGTAGTTGCAAACTACAAAAATGCTGACGGAACAGATGCCGGAACTGAAAATGCCAAGGTACAATTTTTCGCAGTAGAAGCAGGAAAATCTGAACCAGCACCACAATTAGCAGCTCCAAGATATGACGCAAAAGTGGTAGATGCAGGAGAAAGCCAATCAGCACCTGTAGATACTGGTGATGACGAAAATGCAACAAAACCAACAAGATACTCAATCCCAGAAGGAACTACCTACACAGATAGTAAGGGTAACACTTGGGATGTATCTATAGATGAAAAGACAGGTGAAGTAACAGCAACAGCACCAAATGCAGCTGAAGGCGAAACACTTGACCTAAACGGAGCCATCCTAGATGTACCAGTAACAGCACATTATGAAGATGCTGAAGGTAATGAAATTGCAACCAAAAAAGCATCAGTTCAATTTATAGGAACTGGAACAGAAGGTAAGCACACTTATACAGAAGAAATTCCATTTGTAACAACTGTAGAATACGACCCAGACTTCTATACAAACTACCCTGATGAAGAAAATAACTACAAGCTAGTGACTGAAGGGGTAAATGGATCTAAGAAAACTGAGTTAACTATTGTAGATTCTAAGGTTACAGATACTAAAGTAGTAGAAGAAACTAAGCCAACTAATGCAGTAATCAAAGTTGGTGAAAAAGACTACACAGGAACATTCGAAACAAAGAAAACAAGTCCAGTAGAATTCGAAACAGAATATGTAGTAGATAACTCCCTAGAACCAGGAACAACAGTAGTTGAACAAGAAGGATCTCTAGGAGAAGAAGAAACTACAGTAACTCATAAAATTGAAAATGGTAAAGTAGTTGAGTCAACAGAAGGAGAAAAAACTCAAACAAAGGCTCCAACTAAGAGAATAGTAAAAGTAGGACCAGCAAAAACAGATGGAACCCACACCTATACAAACAAAAAACCATTTGATGTAGAAGTAAGAGTAAATCCAGAACTTCCAAAAGGTGAATACAATGTAATTCAAGAAGGTGTAGAAGGAGAAGAAGAAGTAACAGTTACAATAGAAAACTCAAAAGTAACAGAAACTTCAGAACCAAAAGAAACCAAAGCACCAGTAAATGAAATTATTGAAATAGGAAGCGAAGACTACACAGGAACTCTAGAATATACTGACAAAGATCCAGTACCATTTGAAACAGAAGTAACCATAGATCCAAGCCTAGCACCAAATGAGATTGTAGAAGATCAAGCAGGAGTTCTTGGAGAAAAAGAAACTAAGATTACAAGAACAATCACAAATGGACAAGCAGGAGAAGAAGTTAGAGGAGAAGAAACTCAAACAAAAGATCCTGTAACAAGAAAGATTAGAGTCGGAGCAAAAACAGATGGAACTCACACTTATACAAACAAAAAACCATTTGATGTAGAGGTAAGAGTAAATCCAAACCTACCAAAAGGTGAATACAATGTAATCCAAGAAGGTGTAGAAGGGGAAGAAGAAATAACAGTTACAATAGAAAACTCTAAAGTAACAAAAACTTCAGAACCAAAAGAAACCAAAGCACCAGTCAATGAAATCATTGAAATAGGAAGCGAAGACTACACAGGTGTGGTAACACACACTGAACATTTTGAAATTCCATTTGAAGTAGAAGTTAGATACAATGACGAGCTTCCAGCTGGAACTAGCAAGGAAATTCAAAAGGGTGAAAAAGGCTCTTATGATGTGGAATACAAGCAAGCTATTAAAAATGGTCAAGCTGATGGAGAACTATCTAAGACTGAAACTAATAGAACAGAAGCTAAGAAACACATCATCGAAGTAGGAACTAAGGTTGAAACTCCAGAAAATAACTACTCAAAAGATGTCGAAGTAGAAATCGAATATGTATACGATGATACAAAAGACAAGGGTGTAGTAGAAACTGGTGAGTTAACACCAGGTAAGGTGGAAACTAAGGTAGTTGATAAGTATAACCCAGAAACTGGTAAGATCGAACAAACTACAGAAGAAGTTGTAACCAAGGCAAAACAAAAAGTTATCGTAGGTACTAAGGACTTTACAGGCACATACGAATACGAAGATACTTGCCCAGTACCATTCGAGGTAGAAATCAAAGAAGATCCAACTCTTGCAAAGGGTGAAAGAGTGGTAGACCAAGAAGGCGCACCAGGTTCTAAAACTACTAAGTATGAACAAGATATAGAAAATGGTAAGGCTGTTGGTGAACGTAGAGTAGTAGAAGAAAAAATTACAACAGAGCCTAAAAAACACATTGTTCGTGTGGGAACAAAACCTGCAGAAGGCTCTACAGAAAAGGTAGTGGAAAGAGAAATCCCTTATGAAACTAAGGTAATCTATGACGAAACTCTTGAAGCGGGAAGCCAAAAAATCGAAAACGAAGGAAAACCAGGCAAGGAAGAAGTAACTATTACTCAAAAGGTTAAGGATTCTAAGCCAGTAGGAGATCCAACAGAAACTACAAAAACTATCACTGAAAAAGAAGATAGGGTAGTAAGAATTGGTGTGAAACCTGTTGAAAAGATTGTTGAACTTGGTCACTATACTGAATACAGACACAACCCAGAACTTAAAGAAGGCGAAACAAAAGTTATCGAAGAAGGTTCTAATGGTTCTGTAAAATATACAACTACTTTCAACAAGGAAACTGGTAAACTTGAAGTTAAGGAAGAAAGAGTTGAACCAAAGAACAAGGTCGTAGAATATGGTTCTAAGACCGAAGGTGAGTTCAAATTCGAAAGCGAACAAGCTTTTGATATCATCATTAAAGAAAATCCAAACCTTGAAGCTGGAGAGACTAATGTTATCCAAGAAGGTATTGTAGGAAAAACTGAAACTACTGTTAAGATAGAAAACAGTAAGGAAGTAGATAGAACTACTAAGACAATAACTGAAAAACAAGATAAGATTATAGAAATTGGAACTAAGAATGTTTGTGAAATTCCACCAGTAGATCCAGAAAATCCAGACAAGCCAGCCGACAAGAATCCAGAAAATCCAGACAAACCAGGAGACAAGGATCCAGAAAATCCAGACAAGCCAGCCGACAAGGATCCAGAAAACCCAGACAAACCAGGAGACAAGGATCCAGAAAACCCAGACAAACCAGGAGATAAGGATCCAGAAAATCCAGACAAACCAGGAGACAAGGATCCAGAAAACCCAGACAAACCAGGAGACAAGGATCCAGAAAACCCAGATAAACCAGGAGACAAGGATCCAGAAAACCCAGACAAACCAGGAGACAAGGATCCAGAAAACCCAGACAAACCAGGAGATAAGGATCCAGAAGAACCAGGTAAACCAGGTGACAAAGATCCTGAAAAGCCAGGAAAACCAGGCGATAATGATTCTGAAAAGCCTGGAAAACCAGGCGAAGAAAAACCAGAAGAACCAGGCAAGCCAGGTGAAGAGAAACCAACCGAACCAGGCAAACCAGGTGAAG